In a single window of the Pleurodeles waltl isolate 20211129_DDA chromosome 4_2, aPleWal1.hap1.20221129, whole genome shotgun sequence genome:
- the LOC138294042 gene encoding olfactory receptor 9S13-like, with product MATSNCSSAAVFLLLGFSELPGLQLLLFLLFFSLYALALLGNVGMILVICTSPRLRTPMYFFLLNLSLLDICYSSDISPQMLVHLLAEEKSISFSGCAAQMYIFVLLGTSEALLLAVMAYDRFVAICSPLRYMLTMTSGLCARLVSAAFGVGAVQSLVQTSLTFQLPFCHSNKINHFFCDVPPLLKASSADVHLNELVLFLLASLTTVTSILIILVSYIYIISAILKMRPTTGRQRTFSTCSSHLTVVCLFYGTIFFMYFRPPSTSFRGKDQVVSVVYTAVIPALNPLIYSLRNKKVMEALRTALAWKTLPVKR from the coding sequence ATGGCAACCTCTAACTGCTCGTCGGCAGCGGTCTTCCTCCTGTTGGGTTTCTCTGAGCTCCCTGGGTTGCAGCTTCTCCTCTTCCTGCTCTTCTTCAGTTTGTATGCCTTGGCTTTGCTGGGGAATGTTGGCATGATTCTTGTCATATGCACAAGTCCTCGCCTTCGCACTCCAATGTATTTCTTCCTTCTCAACCTGTCTCTTCTGGACATTTGCTACTCCTCTGACATTTCTCCTCAGATGCTCGTTCACCTCCTTGCTGAGGAAAAGTCTATTTCCTTCAGTGGCTGTGCAGCTCAGATGTACATCTTTGTGCTTCTGGGCACCTCTGAGGCCCTTCTTTTGGCAGTCATGGCCTATGATCGTTTTGTGGCTATATGTTCTCCTCTGCGTTACATGCTCACCATGACTAGTGGTTTATGTGCGCGGTTGGTGTCTGCAGCCtttggggtgggtgctgtgcagtcaCTGGTGCAAACCAGCCTCACCTTCCAGTTGCCATTCTGTCACTCCAACAAGATCAACCACTTCTTCTGTGATGTCCCACCCCTCCTCAAGGCTTCATCGGCTGACGTCCACCTCAATGAGCTGGTGCTCTTCCTTCTTGCCAGCCTCACCACAGTGACTTCCATCCTCATCATCCTGGTCTCCTACATTTACATCATCTCAGCCATCCTGAAAATGCGCCCCACTACGGGGCGGCAAAGGACCTTCTCCACATGTTCGTCCCACCTGACAGTGGTGTGTCTCTTTTATGGTACTATCTTCTTCATGTACTTCCGGCCTCCTTCCACCTCCTTCCGTGGTAAGGaccaggtggtgtctgtggtgtacaCAGCAGTAATTCCCGCACTCAACCCGCTGATCTACAGCCTCAGGAACAAGAAGGTGATGGAAGCTCTGAGGACAGCATTAGCCTGGAAGACGCTTCCTGTGAAGAGGTAG